The Sciurus carolinensis chromosome 18, mSciCar1.2, whole genome shotgun sequence genome contains a region encoding:
- the Chp2 gene encoding calcineurin B homologous protein 2 isoform X2, producing MDGVSQASLLRLYHRFRALDRSKKGYLSRADLQQIGALAVNPLGDRIIDSFFPDGSQRVDFSGFVRVLAHFRPIDDDTGVRDPKQPEPLNSRTNKLRFAFQLYDLDQDGKISRHEMLQVLRLMVGVQVTEEQLESITDRTVQEADEDGDGAVSFLEFTKSLEKMDIEQKMSIRILK from the exons ATGGACGGAG TCTCGCAAGCCAGCCTGCTCCGACTCTACCACCGGTTCCGGGCACTGGACAGGAGCAAGAAGGGCTACTTGAG CCGCGCGGATCTCCAGCAGATCGGGGCGCTGGCTGTCAACCCGCTGGGGGACCGAATTATAGACAGCTTCTTCCCCGATGG GAGTCAGCGAGTGGATTTCTCAGGCTTTGTCAGGGTTCTGGCTCATTTTCGACCTATAGACGATGACACAGGAGTCCGAGACCCCAAGCAACCCGAACCCCTCAACAGCAGAACGAACAAACTTCGCT TCGCCTTCCAACTCTATGACCTGGAtcaggatggaaagatctccaggCATGAGATGCTGCAG GTTCTCCGGCTGATGGTCGGCGTCCAGGTGACAGAGGAGCAGTTGGAAAGCATCACCGACCGCACGGTGCAGGAGGcggatgaggatggggatggggctGTGTCCTTCCTGGAGTTCACCAAG TCCTTAGAGAAGATGGACATCGAACAAAAAATGAGCATCCGGATCCTCAAGTGA
- the Chp2 gene encoding calcineurin B homologous protein 2 isoform X1, which translates to MGSRSSHAALIPDVENIRRETGFSQASLLRLYHRFRALDRSKKGYLSRADLQQIGALAVNPLGDRIIDSFFPDGSQRVDFSGFVRVLAHFRPIDDDTGVRDPKQPEPLNSRTNKLRFAFQLYDLDQDGKISRHEMLQVLRLMVGVQVTEEQLESITDRTVQEADEDGDGAVSFLEFTKSLEKMDIEQKMSIRILK; encoded by the exons ATGGGCTCCCGCAGCTCCCACGCCGCTCTCATTCCCGACGTGGAGAACATTCGGCGGGAGACCGGCT TCTCGCAAGCCAGCCTGCTCCGACTCTACCACCGGTTCCGGGCACTGGACAGGAGCAAGAAGGGCTACTTGAG CCGCGCGGATCTCCAGCAGATCGGGGCGCTGGCTGTCAACCCGCTGGGGGACCGAATTATAGACAGCTTCTTCCCCGATGG GAGTCAGCGAGTGGATTTCTCAGGCTTTGTCAGGGTTCTGGCTCATTTTCGACCTATAGACGATGACACAGGAGTCCGAGACCCCAAGCAACCCGAACCCCTCAACAGCAGAACGAACAAACTTCGCT TCGCCTTCCAACTCTATGACCTGGAtcaggatggaaagatctccaggCATGAGATGCTGCAG GTTCTCCGGCTGATGGTCGGCGTCCAGGTGACAGAGGAGCAGTTGGAAAGCATCACCGACCGCACGGTGCAGGAGGcggatgaggatggggatggggctGTGTCCTTCCTGGAGTTCACCAAG TCCTTAGAGAAGATGGACATCGAACAAAAAATGAGCATCCGGATCCTCAAGTGA